The Oncorhynchus nerka isolate Pitt River linkage group LG11, Oner_Uvic_2.0, whole genome shotgun sequence genome includes the window caggacaacaatcctaagcacacagccaagagaacacaggtgtggctttgggacaagtctctgaatgtccttgagtggctcagccagagcccatacttgaacccgattgaacatctctggagggacctgaaaatagctgtgcagcgacgctccccatccaatctgacagagcttgagagggtctacagagaagaatgggaaaaactcccaaatacaagggagaaactccccaaatacaattgTGCCCAGCTTGTAGCATTATATCCAAAAAGACTCAAGactgtaatcactaccaaaggtgcttcaactgagtaaagggtctgaatacttatgtaatgtaATTTTTCCggtcattttttttgtttttatttccaaaaatgtctaaaaacctgtttttgatttgtcattatggggtatagtgtgtagatcgATGAATGGGGAAATAACGATTTttctcaattttagaataaggctgtaatgtaacaaaatgtggtaaaagtcaaggggtctgaatactttccaaatgcactgtatttcaaGATGATGTGGATTCCCTAGAAATAATCTGAATTAATGTAAACATTACTTAACTTGTTCAAAACAAGTGTTCTCAATTTACCAGGTATGGAGTAAGTTGAGCAGCGGGACAAGGTAAATTATGCAGCCTACACATTTCTGCACTGAATGAAATATTGCCAATACCTTTTTAAAACCATCTTTATTttccaaacacaattcaacacaatcactTTTTGGTATTTTAATCATTTTAAGCATCTTTTAACACAGTCTTAACAGGGATTGTTGTTCTCAATTTCCAGCGATAAGCCTGGTAAGAAAAAAATATTAACTTGCCATTGGCACAACTTGCCCCAtggcaaacattttgactatattagctCACACAGCTACAcagatgcactttcatgctaggtttaagacctcatattgaagcttttTGAGACCCCAGCTGATGTGTAGAACAGTCTTTAAATTATGTACTTTGGGTTATATACAAGAATCCtgaaacctctaacacaataCATTTGTTGGACCTAACTTGCTTATCACTTTCTCCATGTGacttcttccttcacagactccatgaaacGATGACCTCTTCGTAAATATTTGGTCAAACTACACATTTTGTGTATAGTTTTCTAGAAACAAGGgaggctcaacttaccccaatcTCCCCTATTATCAAACCTAGTTATGTCTGTAAGCTTTCATTTAGAACTATTTAACACATTGTGGATGATAAGAGACTGTCTAGTGAACTTACGATGAACCTTGGGTCATGTTCATTCGGGCAcacaacagtataaaaatatCTAACTAAAATGTGCATTTCTTATTGGAAACTTGTGACACCTGGGCTGGGGGAAAAGTCTGTAGGTGTAGAACATGTGTTTACTGTGCATCTGACTACTCCTGCAACAAAGAATAACTCACCCCGGTGACGTTACATGAATCAGCACCAGCTCAACCCAGCTGGCGTAGCGATTGGCCACTGGGACGCCCATCACGTAGGAGACACCTCCCGGGTGGTAGTGGTTACTCAGCACTTTCAGGGCGAAAAGCACTCCTACAACACAGGACAGACAGTTCAGTCTCACCATGCCACTCACAGCACAGCATGATTGAGGTCAATTCAGTTTTCAATTCAGGAAGCAAATTCAGAGTTGAAAAACAGAGTGGACCTTTTTACTGACCAACAAAGGCCCATTCATGTTTAGGCTTATAACTAGGACCTGGGGGTtttcctggtaaaaaaaaaactacCATGACCCAAACTATTGTGAGGATAGATAGAAACCTTCCGCAGCAGCATAACAGCaaacacactgacactgtagcTAGTACCTGAGAAGCCGACTGCACACTCTAAGCTGTAAGAGGGGTCCTGGGTGATCTCCGAGAGCACCATTTCCAGCAGCAGATAAATCACGCCCGTCAGCAGGGAGAAAACAGTCAGAAGCCAGGCGTAGAAGCTGCTGCCAAGCCGGGGCTCCAACTTGACGCCCTTCCACAGGAAGGATGCCATGTTGAAGTACAGGTGCCAGTCGTCTAGGTGGTGCAGCGGCGACAGCACGAGGCGGCGCCAGTCACCACGCCAGTAGGCCTGCTGGACGCTGATGCAGGCCTGGAGGAGGGGTAAGCTGGGTACCAGAAAGAGGTAGACGTTAAGGCCCAATACAGCCAGCGTCACAGGGGGAATGTTCTCCACCCCCACATGGAAGAGCTGGGAGGCCAGGAGGATCAGACCCAGCTGACCTCCCCCCCTCTGTCGGTAACTCATCCTCCTCACTCAACCGCGGTAGCTCAGCCTGGAGTGACACACAAACATGTACAATTAAATACAAAATCATACAACTTTCTTTGTCCTTTGAAACAGAGATGTGTCATTTTTTGCATTCTTATGGGGATTTTTAAACACCCCCAgtttccacacacacagacaataccacaaacacccacacacagagagcaaGACAAGGGCACccacataaaaaatatatattatagatgggttagctgacatCACGGAATAAATGTGCATGCTTCAACGGGACAAAAGTCTGTAATTGTTGTGATTCTGGGTGGAAACAATGACAAGAAAGCTGCCATCTGGGGAATCGTAAGGGACTCCTTTCAGATAAAACTATCTTGTTATTgatacacaatatatacacaaaagtatgtagacaccccttcaaattagtggattcggctatttcagctacacccgttgctgacaggtgtacaaaaatcgagcacacagccatgcaatctccatagacaaacattggcagtagaatggccttactgaatgaCTTTTAATGTGGCACtgttataggatgccacctttacaaGTCAGTTCTGTCAAATTTTGTCTAGGAGGAACAACGGCTCAGCCtcaaagtggtagaccacacatgctcacagaatgggaccgccgagcaCTGAAGCGCTTAGCGTGtgaaaattgtctgtcctcggttgcaacactcactacagagttccaaactgcctctggatgcaaaagcacaagaactgtttgtcgggagtttcatgaaatgggtttccatggccgagcagccgcacacaagcctaagctcaccatgcacaatgctaaGCATCGgctcggctggagtggtgttaagCTCGCCAcaattgaactctggagcagtggaaacatgttctctagagtgatgaatcacggttcaccgtctggcagtccgacggacaaatctgggtttggcggataccaggagaacactacctgcctgaatgcagtggcaactgtaaagtttggtggagcaggAACAATGGTCTATGGCTgtatttcatggttcgggctaggccccttcaagggaaatcttaacgctacattcTAGGCGATACtgcgcttccaactttgtggcaacagtttggggaaggccctttcctgtttcagtataaCAATGCCCCTGTGGACAAAGTGaggtccgtacagaaatggtttgtcgtgaTCGGTGTgggagaacttgactggcctgcacagagccctgacctcaaccccatccaacatctttgggatgaattggaacaccaactgcAAGCCATGCCTAATCgccaaacatcagtgcccgacctcattaatgctcttgtgactgaatggaagccagtccccgcagcaatgttccaacatctagtggaaagccttcccagtagagttgaagctgttatagcagcaaaggggggcaactccatattaatgcccatgattttggaatgttcgacaagcaggtgtccacatacttttagtcatgtattgtaccatgtcttgttttgatgtGTTTTGACTAATGTCATGTCTATTCTAATATGTAAAAATTCACTAGCTAACCAAAAACTGCAACGATGTATTTGAGAAAAAACAACtgttcattgtgcaaatgtatttatgttttcaataaacattggagatgaaatatagtttacatgtaaGACAACTcagtctgttttgccccatagttgcacATGCGtctgttttgttgctaaacaaccaacctgtCGATGGTATAAATACTATAATATTCACTGTCGGTTTTTGAGgggactttactgtagtattaaCAGGACcaaagtctgcaaaaacactacagtgaatactgtagtattgCGGACATGACTGTAGCATACTGTGGTATTTATAGTttactgtagtataaatactgtagtaaatgtttttattatatactatagtagttactgtagttccCTGCAGTCTGTAGTATACAGTTGTATTGCTGTAGTGTTTCTGCAGACTAGTATTTTTGtatacattactgtagtatttacaataGTGCAATTGTTTGATTACCTTTGATATAGCAATGTGGGAtttctccttgaggaaacctACTCTACAAAATACTcaaagagcacattttctataacctgtaggtaggtaggtatctgAACAGATAGCTCAGTGCTGCTCTTTCTgtaacctgtagggaacacactaTATCGTCTGTACTTGGCATATAGACTTCTCACCTCTGGGTGGAACATATTAGGTTAAGAGGGACTGGAATGGGCAGGTTATAAATGCAAACTAAATACTGCCAGGCCCACCAAATCAgattgagaaaaaaaaaaagaatacatTATTACAAAAATACTCCTCAGCAAAAGTAGCAATTCCTCCTTAACTTTAATGGTGAGAAGgcagaaagaaaaaaaatgaGTAAAATATGCGTACATTCTTTGTAAATCACAATTTGTACCATGATGCTAGAGTTGGTAATGCCTAGGAATGATAGTTACACAACATCTGAAAGTGAGAGGAATATTTTCCCACCTTCTCCACTAAAGCtataatatgtaactttttggttgACCTGACAACATTCACATGTTATAGATTTGCCAATCTTATTGAAACAAAGTCTAAGAAACGATAGTCCTGTTGTATTTTACATTTAGCAGAAtctcttatccagaacgacttacagtagtgagtgcatacattttcctaCTACTGTATGTGGGCTATTTTTATGCTTCCGTTTTTAGGTTTATTTTTTGCGTCTTACTTTCGGGTtggtacaccagcttcaaatacAATAGTTTTGgttaaatatatttcacagcggtttacaCGGCACAAGGATTCTGACTAATTTcagtatgtgacaaaacaagcaaatatagtaaatgtaaactatttgaattttagcaaccaggaaatggcagcgCGATTTCTGCAACGTGCATGTTTAAGGAGGAAAACGATGCCTTTGCAGCCTGAATGGGGGATGCTTTATGTAGGAGCCGGTCCACTGGGGACATGAGTCTATTTATTACCTGGAATGCACATCGAGTTTAGACGATGGGGTCTAGATCTGCACTATCGGCTTCCTAGGCTAAGATTAGGCCTTAAAACTGTCAGAAAGCAGAGCAATAAACACAAAACAAATGTCAAAATGTAAAGAATATAGTTCGCTAGCTTTCATACTGGAGCCAACAAAAAACAGACCTTGATATTCAATCTCAAATGACAGACACATAACGTTTAGGTTTATAGCTGGTTGATTTTGCCCCAAAATTGTAACTTACTTCCTGGTACCGCGCAGACAGTATTTGAATATATTGCTGGTATTGttggtctctctgtcttctgGCCGACAAAACACTTATTATAAAGACGATTAAGGGATATTGGGGTTTACCTACACTTAATCATACACGGTAAACTTTTCATGAAATGTCAGGTGAATAGACCAAGTGATCATAACAGATTCGTTTGGTGCACACTGTACAGATCATAATAAACCTTTTGTAACGAAAACGaccgtttcttattggacaagttgacGTTAGTCCCTCCccgttttcttccgtttggtttCCAGTGTGTGAAAGTTCAGTTGCATTACCATATCGCACCACAACAGCAGCATATGACCACAGTGTATTAGCACGCCACATATGCACTCACTTTTCCCCCATTATTTTGTATCTCTATGCGTTTCACTTCCCTGTCAAAGTAAAGGTTAAACAAAATTATGTACTGATGAAAATGtttaaacaatatatatatatatatatatatatatattagtaagTTGTGTTTGCATAGCTTTTTGTATCATCTTGTGTTCGTTGTtcaaagtatttagaccccttgatttttccacattttgatagttatagccttattctaaaatttattaaatatattttagacatttttgttcatttataaaaaataaaaaaaaaatacagaaataccttattcacataagtattcagacccttcgacTATGAGACATTGAGACatctctaaattgagctcaggtatatcctgtttccattgatcatccttgagatgtgcatatggagtccacctgtggtaatttcaattgactggacatgtcacacctgtctatataaaagttgacagtgcatgtcagagcaaaaaacaggCCAtgtggtcaaaggaattgtccgtagaattgtgtcgaggcacagatctggggaagggtaccaaaacatttctgcagcattgaaggtccccaagaacacagtggcctccatcattcttaaatggaagaagtttggaaccaccaagactcttcctagagctggccgcccggccaaacggggagaagggccttggtcagggaggtgaacaagaacctgatggtcaccctgactgagctccagagttcctctgtgaagatggttgtccttctggaaggttcttccaactctgcagcactccaccaatcaggcctttatggtagagtggccagaaggaagccactcctcagtaaaaaggaaaacctatgtgagaatgctgttcatcgactacagctcagcatttaacaccatagtacccagcatttaacaccatagtaccctccaaactcgtcatcaagttcgagaccctgggtctcgaccccgccttgtgcaactgggtactggacttcctgacgggccgcccccaggtggtgagggtaggtaacaacatctccgccccgctgatcctcaacactggggccccacaagggtgcgttctgagccctctcctgtactccctgttcacccacgactgcgtggcaacgcacgcctccaactcaatcatcaaatttgcggatgacacaacagtggtaggcttgatgaccaacaacgacgagacggcctacagggaggaggtgagggccctcagagtgtggtgtcaggaaaataacctcacactcaacatcaacaaaactaaggagatgattgtggacttcaggaaacagcagagggaacacccccctatccacatcgatggaacagtagtggagagggtagtaagttttaagttcctcggcgtacacatcacagacaaactgaattggtccacccacacagacagcatcgtgaagaaggcgcagcagcgcctcttcaacctcaggaggctgaagaaattcggcttgtcaccaaaagcactcacaaacttctacagatgcacaatcgagagcatcctgtctgtatcaccgcctggtacggcaactgctccgcccacaaccgtaaggctctccagagggtagtgaggtctacacaatgcatcaccgggggcaaactacctgccctccaggacacctacaccacccgatgtcacaggaaggccataaagatcatcaaggacaacaaccaaccgagccactgcctgttcaccccgctatcatccagaaggcgaggtcagtacaggtgcatcaaagctgggaccgagagactgaaaaacaacttctatctcaaggccatcagactgttaaacaaccaccactaatattgagtggctgctgccaacacactgactcaactccagccactttaataatgggaattgatgggaattgatgtaaaatatatcactagccactttaaacaatgctacttaatataatgtttacataccctagattattcatctcatatgtatacgtatatactgtactctatatcatctactgcatctttatgtaatacatgtatcactagccactttaaactatgccactttgtttacatactcatctcatatatatatactgtactcgataccatctactgcatcttgcctatgccgctctgtaccatcactcattcatatatctttatgtacatattctttatccctttacacttgtgtgtataaggtagtagtttgggaattgttagttagattactcattggttattactgcattgtcggaactagaagcacaagcatttcactacactcgcattaacatctgctaaccatgtgtatgtgacaaatacaatttgatttgatttgaaaagcacatgacagcctgcttggagtttgccaaaatgcacctaaaagactctcagaccatgagaaacaagattctctggtctgatgaaaccaagattgaacactttggccagaatgccaagcgtaatgtctggaggaaacctgaccccatccctacggtgaaacatggtgttggcagcatcatgatgtggggatattttttggcggcagggactgggagactagtcaggatcgagggaaagatgaaaagaGCAAAGTGCagaaagagatccttgatgaaatcctgctccagtgcggtcaggacctcagactggggcgaagattcaccttccaaacaggacaatgacccaaagcacacactcaagacaacgcaggagtggctttgggacaagtctctgaaggtccttgagtggcccagccagagccctgacttgaacctgatcgaacatctctggagagacctgaaaatagcagaCACGTCCCAACTAatctgacagaacttgagaggatctgcacagaataagaggagaaactccccaaatacaggtgtgccaagcttgtagcgtcatacccaagacgttTTGAGGATGTAATCGCaaacaaaggtgcttcaacaaagtactgagtaaagggtctgaatacttttattttttcattctataaatttgctaaaatttctaaaaacccgaTTTTGCTTGGCcattgaggtattgtgtgtagattgatgagagaaacaATATTTAATAAATTTTAAAATAAGACTGACATAAtatgtggaaaaagacaaggggtctgaatacttttcgaatgcatcGTAGCTATTGTGTACAAAAACATCACCATAACCCCTTCTACCTACATGTTCTTTATTGACTCTCatgatgtgtgtgtatacatgcctGCATGCATTTGAAAGAAAGAGCATGAGTGTGCATGTAcaagagtgtgcatgtgtgtgtgtgtgagtacgacCATTTGGCACAGGAGGCAGTAGGCCTCGTTCCAACAGTGTATGTCTGTCCATCCGTCTTGCTGTCTGTCAGACTGTTTTCAAAGCAGAGAGGATAGCGATGGACTACGACACGTGAAAATCTTCATTCAGAACCTGTCCTGACAAGACCCCTCCCCTTAGGCCCAGGGATAATCATTCCGGAACAATGAGATCACCGCTCAATGGCCAATGTGTGAGCACTTCCCCTGTCCCCAACCACATACACTCATGTGCACGGACACGGACAAACAGACTggcacacgcatgcatgcaagGGAATGAATAatgtctgctaaatatgtgtatgcgaccaataacatttaatgcacacacacacaccagcacactcatgtgaatgcacacacacaccactgtcgtgtctttactatcattaaactgaagacatagtttttatcaaagattctctgtaattagtattacgcgatcaactgattaatcacgtaactaattaactaggaagtcggggcaccaaggaaaaatgataggagaatgtgccctagtgggctaaaccggcatggcggctcgTTAGACAAAAGGcgagccgccatgccggtttagcccactagggcacattcaactatcatttcatgtaaccatatttactgtttgtttatgcatttctgtgaattacttagttagtaataaataaatgatttaagacaattgatgtatggatgactcatagtgaagactgggttcgtgcagataaccaacaatttacgacgtttggaatgagactaacgtgaggtaaagtaaataattcattaattcgaagattaattgatcagataaaatatctgaacatttattttaggaaatgataactttgtaatcggaatatttttccttggtgccccgacttcctagttaattagttacgtgattaatcagttgatcgtgtaatactaattacagagaatctttgataaaaactatgtCTTcaggggtcgactaagaagtcactacagagtgataattataacaattgaaatgctaatccttgatacatgaacgctcactcattcgggaacaattgcaatcaatatatatttacgctcagtgtgtcgtcttgatcgctggtgaaaagtttgtttcttttgtagaattgtctatctctctccctctctctctcggttgtggttagagggaatagttcagagtgacattcattcgtttcattatagaatggatgtttcggcggttgtcgttcttagcgttcaatgataccgaattcctagctgcagactagtaattaatatcaaagacttgttcttattctgtcggtatcgatagtctaagagtttaaccacgtggtatggttaaaagattcagcaatggtctacaacctttgtccctCCTAATGGAGAAgaacatggtctgcaacctttagccatctcgtaattgaggtaagctcggtctgctgatcgaaaacccgagtgggggttttattcgTAAGGGCCGAAAAGGGccgtcccaggatgtctgacccaaACTGGGcccaggggcggtcctctgatttagttcaaatcaaaagggaattgtatttttcttcattaaacagtccaaaatcatattacacaattatacaaacagtatcatactcactcattcatcttatacaacaattagatgtaaaacctcatatctgaggctattatataaacagtgttatggtaatgtggccacaccgtctcccatgagcttccccaagttgtgacaaacagaccagttcgtagctggattcttcaccgatcttttatactttctccgg containing:
- the rhbdd1 gene encoding rhomboid-related protein 4 is translated as MSYRQRGGGQLGLILLASQLFHVGVENIPPVTLAVLGLNVYLFLVPSLPLLQACISVQQAYWRGDWRRLVLSPLHHLDDWHLYFNMASFLWKGVKLEPRLGSSFYAWLLTVFSLLTGVIYLLLEMVLSEITQDPSYSLECAVGFSGVLFALKVLSNHYHPGGVSYVMGVPVANRYASWVELVLIHVTSPGTSFVGHLAGILVGLLYTAGPLKIIMRTIAGFVMNGYHARQNPYYNSSGYSGSSGGHRAHPQNVHPYTGGLSEDEQYEAAIRASLNGRGGSTQRRPTSHGFNIPGELTAEEIRRRRLQRIDHFD